The following is a genomic window from Candidatus Zixiibacteriota bacterium.
CGTCCGACAGCCGCGGCGTTGTCCGCCCCTGTTCGCCGGCGAACTTCTCGGCGAAATGCCGCGCCAGCACCAGCACGTCATCCCCCCGCTCGCGCAGCGGCGGCACCGCGATCGTGATCACCGACAGCCGGAAGAAGAGATCTTCGCGGAAGAGATCCTTGCCGACGAGCACCTCCAGATCCTTGTTGGTCGCCGCGACTATCCGCACATCCACCCGCCGCGAGCGCGTCGCCCCGACCATGTACACCTCTCCGTCCTGGAGCACGCGCAGGAGCTTCACCTGCATCGCGAGGCTCGTCTCGGCGATCTCGTCCAGGAAGATCGTCCCGCCGTCGGCGGTCTGGAAAAACCCCGCCCGCGATTCGTTGGCCCCCGTGAACGCGCCTTTGACGTACCCGAACAGCTCGCTTTCCAGGAGGCCCTCCGGGATCCCCCCGCAGTTGACCGGCACGAATGGTGCGGAAGCCCGCGGGCTGCGGTAGTGGATCGCCCGCGCCACCAGCTCCTTGCCCGTGCCGCTCTCGCCCGAAATCAGCACCGTCGCCGACGTCCCCGCCGCTTTCTCGATCGCCCGGAACACCCCGCGCAGCGCCGGCGAGTCCCCCAGGATCCCGAACTGCGCGTACTCGAGCGCCGCCGCCGGCGTCTCCGCCGTCCGCCGCGTCGACAACTTCCCCAGCGACCGCTTCACGGCCGCGAACAGCTCCTCGTCGGTGAAGGGCTTGACGAGATACTCCTCCGCGCCCGTCTTCATCGCCTCGATCGCCCCCGTCACCGAGGCGAACCCCGTCATCATCATGACCTCGGTGTCGCGAAGGTTCTCGCGCACGTGGCGCACGAGATCCAGCCCGCTCGCCCGCGGCATCTTGAGATCGGTGATCACCAGATCCACCGGCGTCGACTCCAAAAGCGCTGTCGCCGCCCCGACATCCGGCGCCGTGTACACCCGGTACCCCTTCGCCGTGAGGTTCCGCCGCACCACCTCCAGCGTGTCCGGCGCGTCGTCCACCACCAGAATCGCCGCCCGCTCGCCGCCCATGTCAGCGCCCCTCCCCGAGCTCATCCTCGCCCGTACGCCGCGGCAGCCGGACCGTGAACCGCGACCCCTTCCCCTCCTCGCTCTCGATCTCGATCGTCCCGCCGTGGGCCGCCACGATCCCGTTGACCACGGCCAGCCCCAGACCCGTCCCTTCGGTCACGCTCTTGGTGGTGAAAAACGGCTGCAGCGCTTTCGCCCGCACCCCCTCGCTCATCCCCACCCCGGTGTCGGCGACGCTCAGGATGACCGCCGCCGCCGTCGCCTCGGTCCGGATCGTGATGAACCCGCCCTCCGGCATCGCCTGGATCGCGTTCACCACCAGGTTGACCAGCACCTGGTACAACTGGCTCGCATCCCCCGCGAGCTCCGGGAGGTCCGGCTGCAGTTCCCGCTCCAGGGCGATCCCCAGCCGCTCGCAGCGCGATTCGAGGAAATACAGCCCCTCCGTGATCACATCGTTCAGGTTGACCCGGTTCTTGCGCGGCGGCAGACGCCGCGCGAACAGCATGAGCCGCCGCACCACCTCGCGCGCGTGCAGCGCCGCCGCGATGATTTTGTCGATATCCTGCCGCGTCTGCCCGGTCAGCCCCGGCGCCTTCTTCGCCAGTTGCGCGAACCCCAGTATCCCCCCGAGCGGCTCGTTCAGCTCGTGCACCACCCCCGCCGTCACCTGCCCGATCGTCGCCAGCCGGTCCGCGTGGCGAAGCTGATCCAAAAGCCCGTGCACTTCCGCCGAGGCCTGCCGCTGCTCCAGAATCACCGCCACGTTCTCCGCCACCGTCTGCAGCAGCGTCTCCTCCTCCCGGAGAAACGGTCCGAGGTCGCGGGGGGGAAGATCCTCGGCGTAGGCCACCTCGACCAGCCCCCGCTGCCGGCCGCCGAACCGGATCGGCGCGGCCAACCGCGCTCCCCGCTCGGGAAATCCCGCAGCCCCCGCCGTCCGCCCGTCGAACGTGATCCGCGCGCGCGCCGCCAGCGGGTGCCGAAAGGCCGCCGGCAGCAGTTCGATACACTTCTCGAGAAATTCCTCCGACGACACCTGCGGGTTCGCCGCCACCTGCGCCATTCCGTACAGGCACGTCATCTCTTTGACCCGCTCGCGCAGATCGCGCCGCGCCTCCCGGTGCGCCAGCGCCGCCCCGATCACCGCCGCCGCCTCCTCCAGACAACCCATCGTCTCGGGTCCAAAGTGCCAGGTCTCCCGCGAACCCAGCACCAGCACTCCGCCCCGGTCGCGGTCAACCCGCATCGGCAGCACCGCCAGCGACCGCATAAGCTCCGCCCAGGCCCCGTCCGCTCCCCCGACACCCGCGAACAGCCGCGAGGTATCATCGATACTCACGGCTCCCCGCTCGGTCACCCGCGAGGCCGCCCGGTCGGCCGCCGGAGGCAGTTCACCCCCCGCCCGGCGCCCTGCCACGCCGGCGATAAGGGCTTCCAAAGGAGCGTCGCATTCCGCCCGCGCGTCTCCCCCAGCATGATCTCCCGCTCCCTCGTCCTCCGCTGCCGGACCCCGCTCGTGCGTAAATTCGTCTCTGTCGCGCGTGTATCGCCAGCGCTCGACAGCGCCGTCCTTAACCAACCGCAATTCGCCCAGCCCGCACGCCGCCGCATCGCACACTCCGCTGAGCGCCTCCCGCACAAACTCCCCTTGAGAAAGCTCCTGTTGCGAAAACGCAAGAAGATTGGCGATAAGCGTCAAATAGTTGCGATCGTTTTCGGATGGCCGCCTGTCTCCCGGCGGGGTATTTTGCCTCATGTGATCCGCCCCATTTTCCGCCGTGATACATCAAACACCGGGGATTTTATCCCCAGTACACACCGCCAATATATGTCATTCTCTCCTCAGGCGGGGAGAAAATTCACAATGCCTGCGCCCCAACACCCGACCTGCGCAGAAAAACCGGAATGGAAGATCGTGAACTTTTTATCCCTTGCCTCTGTTATCCAATATGACAAATATTAGACAATACTTAGATAGACTGATGGACGCGCTCTACCCCATACGTGTGGTCGCTGCCAAGACCGGCCTTTCCGCCCACCTCATCCGCATGTGGGAGCGGCGCTACGGCGCGGTCGAACCCTCCCGCACCAACACCCGCCGCCGCCTTTACTCCGAAAGCGATGTCCGCCGGCTCACCCTGCTGCGGCGCGCCACCCAGGCCGGCGCCGCCATCGGCCAGATCGCCACCCTCCCGGAGGACGACCTCGAGAGCCTCGTCGCCTCCTACGAACAGCTCGGCGCCGTGCGCGGCGCCGGGGCTCCCGGACCGCCCGCACCCGGCTACTTTGTGAGACTCGCTCTCGAAGCCGTCGCGGACCTTGATGCCCGCCGGCTGGAGTCGGTTCTTCTGCAGGCTTCGGTCGCCCTCGGGCGAATCGTCCTGCTTCAGGAGGTCGTCATGCCGCTGCTGGACCGCGTGGGGACCGAATGGAGCGGCGGCCGCCTCAAGATCGCCCACGAGCACCTCGCCAGCTCCACCCTCCGCTCCTTTCTCGGCCATCTCGCGGAGACAGCCGCCGCCGAGCAGGATGCCCCGCTGCTGCTCACCACCACCCCGGCCGGGCAGGTCCACGAATTCGGCGCTTTAGTGAGTACGGTGGCCGCCGCCTCGGTCGGCTGGCGCACCGCCTTCCTCGGACCGAATCTCCCGGCCGAAGATATCGCCGGCGCCGCCCGCCAGACCTCCGCGCGGGCCGTCGCCCTCAGCATCATCTACCCGCCCGATGATGCCCGCCTCGCCGATGAACTGCGCACCCTGCGCCGCCTGCTTGACCCCGCGGTCCGGATCATTGTCGGCGGACGCTCGAAGGACGGCTACCGGAGAACGCTCGCCGAGATCGGCGCCCTCGCCGTCGACAACCTCCCCGGTTTGATCGAGGGCCTCGATTCCTTGCGGGCAGCGTCCCCCTCCGATGGGGAGCGCTGAGTGGCCGCCCCGGTCGATCCGCGGCGTGTCCGCGTCGTCCGCCCGGGCGAGCTGTCGGACGGACCCATCGTCTACTGGATGAGCCGCGACCAGCGCGCCGCCGACAACTGGGCTCTCCTCTACGCCGGGGAGATCGCGCTGCGCCGCCACCGGCCGCTCGCCGTCGTCTTCTGCCTCGCCCCCGCCTATCTCGACGCCGCGCTCCGCCAGTATGCATTCATGCTCCGCGGCCTCGAAGAAACGGCCGCCGACCTCCGCCGCCTCGCCATCCCCTTCTTCCTCCTGGCCGGCGCTCCGCCCGACCGGCTGCGCGCGTTTGTCCGCCGCCACAAGGTCGGCCTGGTCGTCGCCGACTGCTCTCCCCTCCGGATCAACCGGCGGTGGCTCGAGGAATTCGCGGCCGCCTCCCCCTGCCCGGTGCATCAGGTCGACGCCCACAACATCGTGCCGGTGTGGGAGGCCTCCGACAAACAAGAGTACGCCGCGTACACGCTCCGCCCCAAAATCCGCCGCCGGCTGCCGGAGTTTCTCACCGATTTCCCGCGCCTGCGCCGCCATCCCTTCGCCTGGCCCGGCGAACCTCCCCCGGTCGACTGGGCCGCCGCCCGCCGCTCTCTGCGCGTCGATCGATCCGTCCCCGAGGTCGACTGGCTCGCCCCCGGCCCCCGGGCCGCCTTCCGCCTCCTGCGCGCCTTCTTCGACCGCCGTCTCCACCTGTACGCCGATCACGGCCACGACCCCAACGTCGAAGCCCATTCCGACCTCTCCCCATACCTCCACTTCGGCCAGATCGCCCCTCAGCGCGTCGCCTGGAACGCCCAGCCCTTCGACCGCTCCATCCCCGCCCTGGAGGCGTTCCTCGAACAGCTCATCGTGCGTCGCGAGCTCTCCGACAACTTCTGCTGGTACAACTCCGCCTATGATTCGTGCGCGGCTTTCCCCGAGTGGGCCCGGATCACGCTTGAGGAACACCGTCGCGATCCCCGTCCCCGCCTCTACTCCCGGGACCAGCTCGAGGCCGCGCAGACCGATGATCCCCTCTGGAACGCCGCCCAGCGCGACCTGGTCATCGGGGGGAAAATGCACAGCTATCTCCGGATGTACTGGGCCAAGAAGATTCTCGAGTGGAGCCCGTCCCCCGAAGAGGCGCTCGCCGCCGCCGTCGCCCTGAACGACCGCTACGAACTCGACGGCCGCGACCCCAACGGTTACGCCGGCATCGCCTGGTGCATCGGCGGCGTGCACGACCGCGCCTTCGGCGCCCGCGACGTCTACGGCAAGATCCGCTGCCTGAGCGCCGCCGGCGCGCGGCGCAAGTTCGATGTCGCCGCTTACATCCGCGCCGGCAACCGCCGCACCGCCGGGAGGAATGAATGAGGCTGCACACGCTTCAGCGCGAGCAGTTCGTCCCCCGCCCCCGCGACGAAGTCTTCGCCTTCTTCTCCCGCCCCGAGAACCTCCCGCGCCTCACGCCGCCCGCGCTGCGCTTTCGGATTCTCACTCCCCCGCCGCTCGACATGATGCCCGGAGCCCTCATCGACTACACCCTGCGCACCTTCGGCTTCACAGTGCGCTGGACCACCCTGATCGCCGCCTGCGACCCCCCCGCCCGGTTCGTCGATGTTCAGCTCCGGGGACCGTATGCGTTCTGGCACCACGCCCACGAGTTCGTGGCCGCCGAGGGCGGCACCCGGATCATCGACCGCGTCACCTACGCCCTGCCCCTGGGACCGCTCGGGCAGCTCGCCCATGCGCTGCTGGTCCGCCGGGCGCTGCGCC
Proteins encoded in this region:
- a CDS encoding deoxyribodipyrimidine photo-lyase — its product is MAAPVDPRRVRVVRPGELSDGPIVYWMSRDQRAADNWALLYAGEIALRRHRPLAVVFCLAPAYLDAALRQYAFMLRGLEETAADLRRLAIPFFLLAGAPPDRLRAFVRRHKVGLVVADCSPLRINRRWLEEFAAASPCPVHQVDAHNIVPVWEASDKQEYAAYTLRPKIRRRLPEFLTDFPRLRRHPFAWPGEPPPVDWAAARRSLRVDRSVPEVDWLAPGPRAAFRLLRAFFDRRLHLYADHGHDPNVEAHSDLSPYLHFGQIAPQRVAWNAQPFDRSIPALEAFLEQLIVRRELSDNFCWYNSAYDSCAAFPEWARITLEEHRRDPRPRLYSRDQLEAAQTDDPLWNAAQRDLVIGGKMHSYLRMYWAKKILEWSPSPEEALAAAVALNDRYELDGRDPNGYAGIAWCIGGVHDRAFGARDVYGKIRCLSAAGARRKFDVAAYIRAGNRRTAGRNE
- a CDS encoding GHKL domain-containing protein, translated to MEALIAGVAGRRAGGELPPAADRAASRVTERGAVSIDDTSRLFAGVGGADGAWAELMRSLAVLPMRVDRDRGGVLVLGSRETWHFGPETMGCLEEAAAVIGAALAHREARRDLRERVKEMTCLYGMAQVAANPQVSSEEFLEKCIELLPAAFRHPLAARARITFDGRTAGAAGFPERGARLAAPIRFGGRQRGLVEVAYAEDLPPRDLGPFLREEETLLQTVAENVAVILEQRQASAEVHGLLDQLRHADRLATIGQVTAGVVHELNEPLGGILGFAQLAKKAPGLTGQTRQDIDKIIAAALHAREVVRRLMLFARRLPPRKNRVNLNDVITEGLYFLESRCERLGIALERELQPDLPELAGDASQLYQVLVNLVVNAIQAMPEGGFITIRTEATAAAVILSVADTGVGMSEGVRAKALQPFFTTKSVTEGTGLGLAVVNGIVAAHGGTIEIESEEGKGSRFTVRLPRRTGEDELGEGR
- a CDS encoding MerR family transcriptional regulator, which translates into the protein MDALYPIRVVAAKTGLSAHLIRMWERRYGAVEPSRTNTRRRLYSESDVRRLTLLRRATQAGAAIGQIATLPEDDLESLVASYEQLGAVRGAGAPGPPAPGYFVRLALEAVADLDARRLESVLLQASVALGRIVLLQEVVMPLLDRVGTEWSGGRLKIAHEHLASSTLRSFLGHLAETAAAEQDAPLLLTTTPAGQVHEFGALVSTVAAASVGWRTAFLGPNLPAEDIAGAARQTSARAVALSIIYPPDDARLADELRTLRRLLDPAVRIIVGGRSKDGYRRTLAEIGALAVDNLPGLIEGLDSLRAASPSDGER
- a CDS encoding sigma-54-dependent Fis family transcriptional regulator, which produces MGGERAAILVVDDAPDTLEVVRRNLTAKGYRVYTAPDVGAATALLESTPVDLVITDLKMPRASGLDLVRHVRENLRDTEVMMMTGFASVTGAIEAMKTGAEEYLVKPFTDEELFAAVKRSLGKLSTRRTAETPAAALEYAQFGILGDSPALRGVFRAIEKAAGTSATVLISGESGTGKELVARAIHYRSPRASAPFVPVNCGGIPEGLLESELFGYVKGAFTGANESRAGFFQTADGGTIFLDEIAETSLAMQVKLLRVLQDGEVYMVGATRSRRVDVRIVAATNKDLEVLVGKDLFREDLFFRLSVITIAVPPLRERGDDVLVLARHFAEKFAGEQGRTTPRLSDGAIEVFRTYNWPGNVRELENVVRRLVVMSDRDVVDIPDLPALMRYSAPKEGGVARRLAEVEGEYIRNVLARVGGNKTKAAEILGIDRKTLREKLKRG
- a CDS encoding SRPBCC family protein is translated as MRLHTLQREQFVPRPRDEVFAFFSRPENLPRLTPPALRFRILTPPPLDMMPGALIDYTLRTFGFTVRWTTLIAACDPPARFVDVQLRGPYAFWHHAHEFVAAEGGTRIIDRVTYALPLGPLGQLAHALLVRRALRRIFDYRRAAVDRLFPPHPLPD